A section of the Triticum dicoccoides isolate Atlit2015 ecotype Zavitan chromosome 7A, WEW_v2.0, whole genome shotgun sequence genome encodes:
- the LOC119332596 gene encoding peroxisome biogenesis protein 5-like isoform X2, which yields MGTRHLITGQNNCAPDGASSSNPFGALANTLLGQSSKAESLKGLPGASVNVPTTSDYSTAPLSTVPGSENEFKQDQRPFARGADFMRGGPANDWVESFRPPGHSTFGGPETNFAEFEQIYNNAGPTFGPALDGPPQRVLSGVLHSFLSSGRAGVPFQPVPVPALGLSEADKQCIRDRSCIMAHHILADQPEEYIQAQVNTLLHSLDIDNSHRMKNPLHGPYPEMEEYWNQSQSALRSGPMHNAANNWISEFGKQNNNPEGWITEFGKQNNNPEGWAHSFEQQYGPNGWASEFEQHQSQMAMGQMGGANMANLAAMQQSRMLAETLSSNNDPKFQLSQGADNWVSEFSSEQNQSGLKEKWVDEFSKLNMDDWAEEFSGGAFGESSADPWADEFQNQLSASKSSGASRGVYVFSEMNPYVGHPNPMQEGQELFRKGLLSEAALALEAEVLKNPDNAEGWRLLGVTHAENDDDQQAIAAMLRAQEANPTNLEVLLALGVSHTNELEQGEALRYLSRWLQNHPKYGALAAPHQTDSPYGPDVVRLFNEAAQMSPEDADVHIVLGVLYNLSREYDKAIASFKTALQLKPQDYSLWNKLGATQANSIQSADAVLAYQQALDLKPNYVRAWANMGISYANQGLYEDSIRYYVRAVSMNPKADNAWQYLRISLGNASRSDMIAACDSRNLDVLQKEFPL from the exons ATGGGGACGCGCCACCTCATCACCGGCCAGAACAACTGCGCCCCGGACGGGGCATCCTCCTCCAACCCATTCGGCGCCCTCGCCAACACCCTCCTCGGCCAGTCCAGCAAAGCGGAG TCACTAAAGGGACTTCCTGGAGCCTCAGTTAATGTTCCAACTACGTCTGATTATAGCACAGCTCCACTGTCTACTGTCCCTGGCTCTGAGAATGAGTTCAAGCAAGATCAACGACCATTTGCACGG GGTGCCGACTTCATGCGTGGGGGTCCTGCTAATGATTGGGTTGAATCTTTTCGCCCTCCGGGGCATTCTACATTTGGAGGGCCAGAAACAAACTTTGCAGAGTTTGAGCAAATTTATAACAATGCAGGCCCTACCTTCGGACCGGCCTTGGATG GTCCGCCACAAAGGGTCttatctggtgttctgcattcttttCTTTCAAGTGGCCGAGCTGGTGTGCCATTTCAACCTGTCCCAGTACCAGCTCTTGGTTTGTCCGAAGCCGACAAACAATGTATACGTGATCGCAGCTGCATAATGGCACACCATATTTTGGCCGATCAACCTGAAGAATATATACAAGCACAG GTGAATACACTGCTGCATTCTCTTGATATTGACAATAGTCATCGAATGAAAAATCCCCTGCATGGGCCGTACCCAGAGATGGAGGAGTACTGGAATCAGTCCCAAAGTGCTTTGAGATCTGGCCCAATGCACAATGCTGCAAATAATTGGATTAGTGAGttcggcaagcaaaacaataacccTGAGGGTTGGATCACTGAGTTTGGCAAGCAGAATAATAACCCTGAGGGTTGGGCGCACTCTTTTGAGCAGCAATATGGTCCCAATGGATGGGCCTCTGAGTTTGAACAG CATCAGTCTCAGATGGCCATGGGTCAGATGGGAGGAGCGAACATGGCGAATCTCGCAGCTATGCAGCAATCCCGTATGCTTGCAGAAACATTATCAAGTAACAATGACCCAAAGTTCCAG CTTTCACAAGGGGCCGATAATTGGGTTAGTGAGTTCTCTAGTGAACAGAATCAGAGTGGGCTCAAAGAGAAGTGGGTCGATGAGTTCTCCAAATTGAATATGGATGATTGGGCAGAGGAGTTCAGTGGAGGAGCTTTTGGTGAGAGCTCTGCTGATCCATGGGCAGATGA GTTTCAAAACCAACTGTCAGCTTCCAAAAGTTCTGGCGCTTCTCGAGGGGTTTATGTTTTTTCCGAGATGAACCCATATGTTGGTCACCCTAATCCAATGCAGGAAGGGCAGGAGCTCTTTCGGAAGGGCCTCTTAAGTGAAGCTGCTCTTGCTCTGGAGGCTGAAGTTTTAAAGAACCCTGATAATGCTGAAGGTTGGAGGTTGCTTGGAGTAACACATGCTGAAAATGATGATGACCAGCAG GCCATAGCTGCAATGCTGCGTGCCCAGGAGGCCAATCCTACCAACTTGGAAGTTCTTCTTGCTCTTGGTGTCAGTCACACAAACG AGTTGGAACAGGGAGAAGCATTAAGATATCTTTCGAGATGGCTTCAGAATCATCCAAAGTATGGAGCTCTCGCCGCTCCCCACCAAACTGATTCACCATATGGTCCAGAT GTTGTTAGATTGTTTAATGAAGCTGCTCAGATGTCGCCTGAGGATGCTGATGTCCACATAGTTCTGGGTGTCTTGTACAACTTATCAAGAGAATATGATAAAGCTATAGCTTCATTTAAGACGGCACTACAGCTGAAACCACAAGACTATTCTCTCTGGAACAAGCTCGGTGCGACCCAAGCAAACAGCATCCAGAGCGCTGATGCCGTACTGGCATACCAGCAG GCTCTAGATTTGAAGCCCAACTACGTCCGTGCGTGGGCTAATATGGGAATTAGCTATGCCAACCAG GGTCTGTACGAGGATTCCATTCGGTACTATGTAAGGGCGGTTTCCATGAATCCAAAAGCAGACAATGCCTGGCAGTACTTGAGAATTTCACTTGG TAATGCTTCACGCAGTGATATGATTGCTGCATGTGATTCCCGCAACCTTGATGTCCTTCAGAAAGAGTTTCCCCTCTGA
- the LOC119332596 gene encoding peroxisome biogenesis protein 5-like isoform X1 produces the protein MGTRHLITGQNNCAPDGASSSNPFGALANTLLGQSSKAESLKGLPGASVNVPTTSDYSTAPLSTVPGSENEFKQDQRPFARGADFMRGGPANDWVESFRPPGHSTFGGPETNFAEFEQIYNNAGPTFGPALDGPPQRVLSGVLHSFLSSGRAGVPFQPVPVPALGLSEADKQCIRDRSCIMAHHILADQPEEYIQAQVNTLLHSLDIDNSHRMKNPLHGPYPEMEEYWNQSQSALRSGPMHNAANNWISEFGKQNNNPEGWITEFGKQNNNPEGWAHSFEQQYGPNGWASEFEQHQSQMAMGQMGGANMANLAAMQQSRMLAETLSSNNDPKFQNSKFFQFVSKMSRGELIIEDNQVKQGSASQSNGWADEFQTQHNANANSWADQFVHEELSQGADNWVSEFSSEQNQSGLKEKWVDEFSKLNMDDWAEEFSGGAFGESSADPWADEFQNQLSASKSSGASRGVYVFSEMNPYVGHPNPMQEGQELFRKGLLSEAALALEAEVLKNPDNAEGWRLLGVTHAENDDDQQAIAAMLRAQEANPTNLEVLLALGVSHTNELEQGEALRYLSRWLQNHPKYGALAAPHQTDSPYGPDVVRLFNEAAQMSPEDADVHIVLGVLYNLSREYDKAIASFKTALQLKPQDYSLWNKLGATQANSIQSADAVLAYQQALDLKPNYVRAWANMGISYANQGLYEDSIRYYVRAVSMNPKADNAWQYLRISLGNASRSDMIAACDSRNLDVLQKEFPL, from the exons ATGGGGACGCGCCACCTCATCACCGGCCAGAACAACTGCGCCCCGGACGGGGCATCCTCCTCCAACCCATTCGGCGCCCTCGCCAACACCCTCCTCGGCCAGTCCAGCAAAGCGGAG TCACTAAAGGGACTTCCTGGAGCCTCAGTTAATGTTCCAACTACGTCTGATTATAGCACAGCTCCACTGTCTACTGTCCCTGGCTCTGAGAATGAGTTCAAGCAAGATCAACGACCATTTGCACGG GGTGCCGACTTCATGCGTGGGGGTCCTGCTAATGATTGGGTTGAATCTTTTCGCCCTCCGGGGCATTCTACATTTGGAGGGCCAGAAACAAACTTTGCAGAGTTTGAGCAAATTTATAACAATGCAGGCCCTACCTTCGGACCGGCCTTGGATG GTCCGCCACAAAGGGTCttatctggtgttctgcattcttttCTTTCAAGTGGCCGAGCTGGTGTGCCATTTCAACCTGTCCCAGTACCAGCTCTTGGTTTGTCCGAAGCCGACAAACAATGTATACGTGATCGCAGCTGCATAATGGCACACCATATTTTGGCCGATCAACCTGAAGAATATATACAAGCACAG GTGAATACACTGCTGCATTCTCTTGATATTGACAATAGTCATCGAATGAAAAATCCCCTGCATGGGCCGTACCCAGAGATGGAGGAGTACTGGAATCAGTCCCAAAGTGCTTTGAGATCTGGCCCAATGCACAATGCTGCAAATAATTGGATTAGTGAGttcggcaagcaaaacaataacccTGAGGGTTGGATCACTGAGTTTGGCAAGCAGAATAATAACCCTGAGGGTTGGGCGCACTCTTTTGAGCAGCAATATGGTCCCAATGGATGGGCCTCTGAGTTTGAACAG CATCAGTCTCAGATGGCCATGGGTCAGATGGGAGGAGCGAACATGGCGAATCTCGCAGCTATGCAGCAATCCCGTATGCTTGCAGAAACATTATCAAGTAACAATGACCCAAAGTTCCAG AATTCTAAATTCTTCCAGTTTGTTTCAAAGATGAGCCGTGGTGAACTTATTATAGAAGATAACCAAGTAAAACAAGGTTCAGCATCCCAATCCAATGGCTGGGCTGATGAATTTCAAACACAGCATAATGCTAATGCAAATTCTTGGGCAGATCAGTTTGTGCATGAAGAG CTTTCACAAGGGGCCGATAATTGGGTTAGTGAGTTCTCTAGTGAACAGAATCAGAGTGGGCTCAAAGAGAAGTGGGTCGATGAGTTCTCCAAATTGAATATGGATGATTGGGCAGAGGAGTTCAGTGGAGGAGCTTTTGGTGAGAGCTCTGCTGATCCATGGGCAGATGA GTTTCAAAACCAACTGTCAGCTTCCAAAAGTTCTGGCGCTTCTCGAGGGGTTTATGTTTTTTCCGAGATGAACCCATATGTTGGTCACCCTAATCCAATGCAGGAAGGGCAGGAGCTCTTTCGGAAGGGCCTCTTAAGTGAAGCTGCTCTTGCTCTGGAGGCTGAAGTTTTAAAGAACCCTGATAATGCTGAAGGTTGGAGGTTGCTTGGAGTAACACATGCTGAAAATGATGATGACCAGCAG GCCATAGCTGCAATGCTGCGTGCCCAGGAGGCCAATCCTACCAACTTGGAAGTTCTTCTTGCTCTTGGTGTCAGTCACACAAACG AGTTGGAACAGGGAGAAGCATTAAGATATCTTTCGAGATGGCTTCAGAATCATCCAAAGTATGGAGCTCTCGCCGCTCCCCACCAAACTGATTCACCATATGGTCCAGAT GTTGTTAGATTGTTTAATGAAGCTGCTCAGATGTCGCCTGAGGATGCTGATGTCCACATAGTTCTGGGTGTCTTGTACAACTTATCAAGAGAATATGATAAAGCTATAGCTTCATTTAAGACGGCACTACAGCTGAAACCACAAGACTATTCTCTCTGGAACAAGCTCGGTGCGACCCAAGCAAACAGCATCCAGAGCGCTGATGCCGTACTGGCATACCAGCAG GCTCTAGATTTGAAGCCCAACTACGTCCGTGCGTGGGCTAATATGGGAATTAGCTATGCCAACCAG GGTCTGTACGAGGATTCCATTCGGTACTATGTAAGGGCGGTTTCCATGAATCCAAAAGCAGACAATGCCTGGCAGTACTTGAGAATTTCACTTGG TAATGCTTCACGCAGTGATATGATTGCTGCATGTGATTCCCGCAACCTTGATGTCCTTCAGAAAGAGTTTCCCCTCTGA